The following is a genomic window from Caldicellulosiruptor danielii.
GAACTCAATTGATGAATTTAAAGATTTTAAGAACGAGTTAGTTCAATTAGAAAAGAAAGATAACTCCCTTTTAACCACGTTTGCTAACAAATGGTGTGATATATCTAAGAATAAAAGTTTCAAATTCACCATTTAAACATTATTTTATCCATTAAAGAAAAGGGGGGTGGAAGACAATTTTTTCACAATTTTATTTGTGCGTCCAAGGTATTTTTATAGCCTTTTTGGTAAGTTGAAAAATTTTCATTGTTGTGCGATGTAATTATAAAGGTGTTTTATAAACTCTTCAAATAGGTTTGACTTGAACTTATCTTTATGATAAATAATACTGAACTTTCTTTTAAATCTCATGTTTTCAATATTGATCTTCACAAGTCTACCATCCTTTATTTCCTTTTCTACAGCCAGTCTTGAGATTACCGAAACACCGATATTAGCTTCAACAGCCTTTTTTATTGCCTCGGTACTGTTAAGAACATATTTTATTCTGTACCTTACATTATTTTTTGCCATTGTTTGTTCAAAGACTTCCCTTGTTCCGCTTCCCTTTTCTCGCATAATTATATCTTCATTTTCAATCTCTTCGGGGGAGATAATTCTTTTCTCTGCCCACCTGTGGTTTTTTGAGGATACAAGATACAATTCATCGTCTATATAGGGTATTACAATAATGTCCCTTGAGTATACTGGTCCTTCTACAATACCAAGATCTATCGCATTGTCAAGTATTAGCTTTTCTATTCCTGCTGTGTTGTCAATTGTAAAATAAACATCCACACTATATTTTTCTCTGAAATTACCAATTATTTTCGGAAGCAGATAAATTCCTACCGTGGTACTTGCTCCTACATTTAGTCTTCCCATCCTCATGTTTCTCAC
Proteins encoded in this region:
- a CDS encoding LysR family transcriptional regulator, whose translation is MTLRDIEIFVTVCELKSMSAAAKKLYMSQPAISQAISQIEGEFQIKLFDRIGKKLSLTYPGEILYSYGRRILNLVREAENILYDVRNMRMGRLNVGASTTVGIYLLPKIIGNFREKYSVDVYFTIDNTAGIEKLILDNAIDLGIVEGPVYSRDIIVIPYIDDELYLVSSKNHRWAEKRIISPEEIENEDIIMREKGSGTREVFEQTMAKNNVRYRIKYVLNSTEAIKKAVEANIGVSVISRLAVEKEIKDGRLVKINIENMRFKRKFSIIYHKDKFKSNLFEEFIKHLYNYIAQQ